From the genome of Actinomycetota bacterium:
TCCTGGAGAAGCAGTACATGCAGGAGCAATTGCGCCGAGCGGGAAGCCCGGGTCCAAAAATCATCGGGATCGACGAGGTTTCGCTCCGCCAAGGGCATACCTACCGGATTGTGGTCAGCGACCTGTGGCGGAAGCGGCCCATCTGGTTCGGAGGGGAAGACCGTTCGGAAAAGAGCCTGGACCTGTTCTATGGGTGGCTGGGAGAGAAGAAGAGCCAAAGGGTCCAGTTGGCGGTGATGGATATGTGGAAGGCCTTCCATAACTCCACCTGCAGGCATGCTCCCCAGGCGGCGATTCTGTTTGACAAATTTCATGTGATCCGTCATCTGAACGAGGCCCTGGATAGAGTTCGCAAGAGTGAGTNNNNNNNNNNCCCGGCTTTCGGGTAAGGACCGCCGATTCATCAAGGGGCAGAAGTATACCCTGCTTTCTCGGCGGGAGAACCTGGACACCGAGGGCCGGTTGGCCTTACGGACGTTATTGAAAGCCAACAAGCGGTTGAACGTCGCGTACCTTCTTAAAGAATCCTTTGGCCAGTTGTGGGAGTACAAAAAAGAGGGTTGGGCGCGGAAGTTTTTCGACAACTGGCGGTCCTCCCTGAAGTGGCAGCGGCTTAGGCCGTATGAGGAGTTTGCCCAGATGATCGAAAGCCATTGGGACGGGATTGCAGCTTTCATCCAATCTGAGGAGAAAGTCTCTTTGGGATTTGTTGAGGGTTTGAACAATAAGATTCGAGTCATCCAGCGCCGTGCCTATGGTTTACGAGACGAAGAATACCTCCGTCTGAAGGTTCTAACCTGTATGCTACCAGCGATCTAAGGACTGGCCCATTTTCCACTTCGCTGGGAGGGAGTTATCCATAGCCCCGGCGCTCACCCGCCCATTTGGGGCGTCGCGCCGGGGNNNNNNNNNNAGCCCCGGCGCGACGCCCCAAATGGGCGGGTGAGCGCCGGGGCTGTGGGTAACTCCCGGGTATCCTAAAGAGGTAAGGTCTGAAGGATGCCGTCATGATGTAAAGGTGGGGAGTTATCCACAGGGAGGTACGTTCTGCTGCGAGATTTTGCCCCGCAAAGCGGGGCCGCCGACCTCATTTTGGGGTCGGCTAAAATCTCTCCGCTTCTCTACCTCCCTA
Proteins encoded in this window:
- a CDS encoding transposase; this translates as MKQEKLDWLVDSPFYTKRFAFYIGRRCRDSTVRDVAKEFHLDWKTVKVLEKQYMQEQLRRAGSPGPKIIGIDEVSLRQGHTYRIVVSDLWRKRPIWFGGEDRSEKSLDLFYGWLGEKKSQRVQLAVMDMWKAFHNSTCRHAPQAAILFDKFHVIRHLNEALDRVRKSE
- a CDS encoding transposase; protein product: RLSGKDRRFIKGQKYTLLSRRENLDTEGRLALRTLLKANKRLNVAYLLKESFGQLWEYKKEGWARKFFDNWRSSLKWQRLRPYEEFAQMIESHWDGIAAFIQSEEKVSLGFVEGLNNKIRVIQRRAYGLRDEEYLRLKVLTCMLPAI